The Sabethes cyaneus chromosome 1, idSabCyanKW18_F2, whole genome shotgun sequence DNA segment ATAAGCAATTTATCGCCGATAATAGTTTGATTGCAGTTCGCTAGAACCAACCGGTCACCGGGTCGACGCAAAACGCTGAAGCAATAATTCTATCGGCACAGACGAAtcactgaaaaactgaaaaattccgCTCCCTGCCCAGAGCACACAATAATGAATAATGCAACTGATTTCTACTGGGAACTGTCGCAACTGATTAGGTTAAGCAATCTTACCTACTACAATGTCTCGTCGGGCGGTGGCGAAATCTCGGTGACCCTCGATGTGGTGAACTGCTGTGCCACAGAGCCGAACTTTTCAAAGTACCTGGAGGCCCTGCCGAACGACAGGGTCGGACTGTTAGCTTTTCTGTTCCTGTTTTCCTTCGCGACCGTGTTCGGTAACTCGCTGGTCATACTGGCGGTTATCCGGGAGCGGTATCTACACACGGCAACCAACTACTTCGTGACGAGCCTGGCCGTGGCCGACTGCCTCGTCGGACTGGTGGTGATGCCTTTCTCGGCTCTCTACGAAGTGCTGCAGAATACGTGGTTCTTCGGTGAAGACTGGTGCGATATCTGGCGTTCGCTCGATGTTCTGTTCAGTACCGCTTCCATACTGAACCTTTGCGTGATATCGTTGGATCGGTACTGGGCCATAACGGATCCGTTTTCCTATCCGATGAAGATGACTCGAAGGAAAGCGGCGGCCCTGATAGCTGCGGTGTGGATTTGCTCAAGCGCCATCAGCTTCCCGGCGATTGTCTGGTGGCGGGCGGCCCGGGAAGGTGACATGCCACCTTTCAAGTGTACATTTACCGAACATCTCGGCTATCTGGTGTTTTCCTCCACCATATCGTTCTATCTTCCACTGTTGGTGATGGTGTTCACGTACTGTCGAATCTACCGTGCCGCAGCAATACAAACACGATCGCTCAAGCTGGGCACCAAGCAGGTGTTGATGGCCTCCGGTGAGCTGCAGCTAACGCTACGGATACACCGTGGTGGAACCACCAGAGAAAGACCGAACCACCGTCGGGAACAGCAGcatcaccagcagcagcagcacgaaCAGGACCACCAGCAGCACACGGCCACTTCCACACCGGAAGAACCGGACGAAGAACCACTGTCGGCGCTGCAGAACAACGGTCTCGGTGCCCGACATCGGACTCACATGGGCAAAAATTTCTCCCTATCGCGCAAGCTGGCCAAGTTTGCCAAGGAGAAGAAGGCAGCCAAAACGCTCGGCATCGTGATGGGAGTGTTCATTGTCTGCTGGCTGCCGTTCTTCGTGGTGAACCTCCTGTCCGGGTTCTGCATACAGTGCATAGCCCACGAGGAGATCGTGTCCGCCGTGGTCACCTGGCTCGGGTGGATCAACTCCAGCATGAACCCGGTGATCTATGCCTGCTGGAGCAGGGACTTCCGGAGGTGAGTATACTTTCTAAAATTATACAAAGCAGCAATAATAAATCACCCATCATCCAGCGTATCAAGTTGAAATATGTTTCCGTCTGGCGGACAGCAACAGATATGAATCAAACAACGCTAAATGTCACACGAACAAAAGAGCCGCCCCAGCGAGGAACTCCCCGCGGGGGGTGCTAATAAAACCACTAGCGTGCAGCGTGCGACACGCTCCATTCTAATCGCCCGTCTGGTCTCTGGCAGTGATTTTGTACACGTTATATGTTTACCTTTTTAGGCTTTCAGTTTTGGAACGCCCAAAACCGGGTGAAAAACTTGCCTGCACGCACTTTCACTGCAGTAGGATTTTATCTAGCGCGCTGACTGTTGTAGTTAGTTCCGTTTTTTCCCGACATTGTACAAGCTCAATTCAACACAGGTTGTTCCATTTTGCACGCAAGCGGTTcctttaaataaaatatttgtcatgcaATCTACCGACCGACTGACTGATGGACTGACGCGCTTGTCATTATAATAAATATTCTTTAATGCGGATATGTGGTTGTACCTTGTCACATATAAATAGCGCGAAATGTACATTTTAGCTTATTAAAACAGACAATACAAAATTCATTTAAGTGCCTAAGCTATGTATGCGCTAATTAAACAAATCCAACATGATGAGAATGAATTAATACATATTTACTACTGTAATGTTTGTCTCATATCGAATGGCATGCTaactaaactaaaaaaaatatgagTTTCTGAATTTCCGAGAATTCCGGAACTCCGATTCTACATAAGAATAAGACAAACACAATTATGATTCAAAAGTTGTGTCCTTAAATAAATTGAGccttcaatttatttatttctgttTTCCATGTTAGGGGTAGCTGTTGATGGCTTGACAGTTCTTCAACTAAGTGAACAATTTTACACTAAGTTAGGAGCGGCTTACGAGAGCAGCGTCACAAAGGAAAGAAGATTTGGAAGATCCGCTGCCGAAAGGTCCAGTTTTACTAGAGCTGTGGCATTaacaacgaactgggaacgagctttgtagtgctgggcagGACCCATGATCGCTTGAATATGAGGATGAAAGGCCGTTTCTCCAATTACtgcattatcaacgtgcactgCGGTGGGAAAGAGGCTTTCTatgcgaggctggaggcaacatacgatagctgATCGCCACGTGACATCATGATCGTCGTCTGGGATGAAAACGCCCAAATCGGTAGGGAAGAAGCGGCTAACGATGCTACTTTCGCAGATTtctgaggcctggtgatccgaagcaccggaagttaacctaggcgTATTTCTAAAATATAGTAATGATCAAGCACCTGGTCTCCAAGAAGCCAAACCAATGACCAACAAAACCGCCGGTAAGGACCGCCCGCCTACcggtagagctttataaacatagcCGAGTAACGCTAGCAAGGAATCTAAACTGGGCtatttccaatatttgaaaagaAGAATGATTGGAAGGAGTGATCcgtcccatttacaaaaagggtggTCGGCTCGACTAACATGCAACTATCGCGGAATAATGCTGGCCATCACCTTTTACAAGGTACTTTCTTAAATCCTGTTAAGCCGGTTACGCTATAACCGCTTTAAGGTTTCGTAGGCAATTATCCGGCGGGTTTCATTCACAcagaccaaattttcaccatccgacagaAATGTCTTGCAGAAATGACGGGAGTACAACGCAtcccatatttatttatttcaaagcagcatacgatacagttgaccGCGACCAGCTATGTCACATCATGCACGAACTCGGTTTTCCAGGTAAACTGATACGACTGACCAGAGCTACATTAGATCGAGTTCCTTTAACACGCGGCGAGGATTGGAACAGTGTGACTCCTGTATGGTATTCAACGCTCTTTTTTTGTTAAACTGACATTAACATACTATAGTCTCAAGTATGGTTCAGTAACTCAAACTAATTACAACCACAgtcaaaaaaatctatttatataagaggcttatgcctgtaccgaaaaccaggtctctgacaggacgtcataagaggcttatcggtaactaagaacagatccctgacaggacgtcatgttttcgtagcaatgggttgtattctcagtcacctcacttcactggtcgactgctggactgctcgattgctcaactggttgactagactgctcgaatggactggtcgattaggctgctcgatttgattgcttgactggactgcttaactgaactgctcgactgaactggtcgattcgactgctcgactcaactgcttgattggacagttAGACTTGACTGTTtcactgaacagctcgatttaactgctcgagtggactacttgacttaactactcgactcgactgcttgatacatttgcttgacttactactcgacccgactgctcgacttaactgcacgactgaactgctcgactggactgttcgattcgactgctcgactggactgcttgactggacagcatgatttatctgctcgactcaactattcgattcgacgcttgactcaactgctcgattcaactgcttgaattcactgctcgactggactactcgacttaactgctcgaatgaactgcttgaatcaactcgattggactattcaaatcggctgctcgattagactactcgatttgattgctcgactcaactaaaagcttgattcaacagctcgactagacttcttgacttaactgctcgacttaactgcttgactcaactgctcgactgaactgctcgactcaactgttcgacttaactgctcgactcaaccgctcgacCGGAagacttgactgaacagcttgatattactgctcgactaaactgctcgatttgactgctcgacttgactgttcgactcgactgcttgactcgattgcttgattcgactgctcgactcggctGCTATACTCGATTGCTtttcgcgatatcatatggtcggtgttaaatcagaccggacaaagtcgcaaaaaatgaaaaatgagttaatgatagcaaacgctcaataattttctaagcaacattttctctactcagactacataaatgttgcataaaatccaatacgaccataaacgaccatttgtttcagtttccggctatgactcttttatgtacaacatctaaCAGTTAtaatatgcaatataagaactcaaataactaatacaaagattaaacatctttgcaaacactggccaatgaaatgtatccgcagttttcggaattctgaacagacatttatattttctagATCTTAAGATTCGGGATCAACTAGTACAATTATAAACACTTACAATTTCTTAGTTTAaggaaaaaatacagaaaagtcACGACGGATTGTTTCacgtgacaaattaaaatcaaatacagAAGCAAAAGTTGATTAAAAGCTCGCGATATACCGGTGAAAGAGCAAAACAAGCTAAATATTTAATTCTTCC contains these protein-coding regions:
- the LOC128733811 gene encoding dopamine receptor 2, which encodes MNNATDFYWELSQLIRLSNLTYYNVSSGGGEISVTLDVVNCCATEPNFSKYLEALPNDRVGLLAFLFLFSFATVFGNSLVILAVIRERYLHTATNYFVTSLAVADCLVGLVVMPFSALYEVLQNTWFFGEDWCDIWRSLDVLFSTASILNLCVISLDRYWAITDPFSYPMKMTRRKAAALIAAVWICSSAISFPAIVWWRAAREGDMPPFKCTFTEHLGYLVFSSTISFYLPLLVMVFTYCRIYRAAAIQTRSLKLGTKQVLMASGELQLTLRIHRGGTTRERPNHRREQQHHQQQQHEQDHQQHTATSTPEEPDEEPLSALQNNGLGARHRTHMGKNFSLSRKLAKFAKEKKAAKTLGIVMGVFIVCWLPFFVVNLLSGFCIQCIAHEEIVSAVVTWLGWINSSMNPVIYACWSRDFRRAFVRILCVCCPRKIRRKYQPTMRSKASQRFASRRCYSTCSLHGIQQVRHNSCEQTYI